A single window of Tiliqua scincoides isolate rTilSci1 chromosome 10, rTilSci1.hap2, whole genome shotgun sequence DNA harbors:
- the LOC136661604 gene encoding lens fiber membrane intrinsic protein-like, with amino-acid sequence MYSFMGGGLFCASVANILLVVSTVTDYWMQYRLDGMFARQGLWRYCWSGKCYGQMESVAYWNATRAFMILSALSCFAGIITGILSFAQFSTFQRFNRPFAAGILFFASTLFVLLAMAIYTGVTVSFLGKRFGDWRFSWSYILAWVALLLTFFAGIFYMCAYRIHECQRLAGVR; translated from the exons ATGTACAGCTTTATGGGCGGGGGCTTGTTCTGTGCCTCTGTGGCGAACATCCTCTTGGTGGTGTCTACCGTGACTGACTACTGGATGCAATATCGGCTGGACGGGATGTTTGCTCGCCAGGGCCTTTGGAGGTACTGCTGGTCAGGAAAGTGCTACGGACAGATGGAGAGCGTCG CTTACTGGAACGCCACCCGGGCCTTCATGATCCTGTCTGCCCTCTCGTGTTTTGCCGGGATCATCACCGGGATCCTCTCCTTTGCCCAGTTCTCCACCTTCCAGCGTTTTAACAGACCTTTTGCTGCGGGAATCTTGTTCTTTGCATCTA CCTTGTTTGTTCTTCTAGCAATGGCGATTTACACTGGGGTCACCGTCAGCTTCCTGGGCAAACGGTTTGGTGACTGGCGCTTCTCTTGGTCCTACATCTTGGCCTGGGTGGCTCTCCTACTGACTTTCTTTGCAG GCATATTTTACATGTGTGCCTACAGGATCCACGAATGTCAGCGGCTGGCTGGCGTCCGCTAA